In Methylotenera sp. L2L1, the following proteins share a genomic window:
- a CDS encoding type II secretion system F family protein has protein sequence MPSFSYKAVDKLGRIAMGQVDALNEVDLEIRLERMGLDLITFRLAARSTSLFNRNKVSNQDLVMFCFQLEQLSSAGVPLLECLNDLSESSNNPYFQKVLGAISAEVEGGKMLSQALAEHPAVFSDVFVSLIDAGERTGQLPVVLNNLFNTIRWQDELMSQTKKLLAYPAFVAVVVSLAVVFLMIYVVPQMVSFLRNMGQELPLNTQILIAMSNAFVNYWWLILGLPVAAVVMMAAAIRSNPAARYRFDLFKLNIPVTGPILHKIIMARFARYFALMYQTGIPILDAIKICENIVGNRVVADALTRVHTQINAGDAMSESFRNAGLFPQLVVRMIKVGESTGALDKSLLNISYFYDRDVNDAMQKMLKMIEPALTVLLGGILAFIMFSVLGPVYDSFSKLKI, from the coding sequence ATGCCATCATTTAGCTATAAAGCCGTTGATAAATTGGGCCGCATCGCCATGGGGCAAGTGGATGCGCTAAATGAGGTGGATCTTGAAATTCGCCTTGAGCGTATGGGGCTGGATTTAATTACGTTTCGATTAGCTGCAAGGTCGACTAGTTTATTTAACCGTAATAAAGTCAGCAATCAGGACTTGGTAATGTTTTGCTTTCAGCTAGAGCAGCTTTCCAGCGCAGGTGTGCCCCTGCTGGAGTGTTTGAACGACTTGAGTGAGAGTAGCAATAATCCTTATTTCCAAAAAGTATTAGGAGCCATAAGTGCCGAGGTAGAGGGCGGTAAGATGCTATCTCAAGCGCTTGCCGAGCATCCCGCCGTGTTTAGTGATGTGTTTGTGAGCTTGATTGATGCGGGTGAGCGTACAGGGCAGTTACCAGTGGTATTGAATAACCTGTTTAATACGATACGCTGGCAAGATGAGCTAATGTCACAGACTAAAAAGCTATTAGCTTACCCAGCCTTTGTTGCGGTGGTTGTGTCGTTAGCGGTCGTGTTTTTAATGATTTATGTTGTGCCACAAATGGTGTCTTTTTTGCGCAATATGGGGCAAGAACTGCCGCTTAATACGCAGATCCTGATCGCTATGTCTAACGCGTTTGTTAACTATTGGTGGTTGATCCTAGGCTTGCCCGTGGCTGCAGTTGTCATGATGGCAGCCGCTATTCGTTCAAACCCAGCAGCACGTTATCGCTTTGATTTGTTTAAATTAAATATCCCTGTTACCGGGCCAATTTTACATAAAATCATCATGGCACGTTTTGCCCGTTACTTTGCTTTGATGTATCAAACGGGTATTCCTATTTTAGATGCGATTAAAATATGTGAAAACATCGTGGGCAATCGAGTCGTGGCAGACGCACTTACGCGGGTGCATACCCAGATTAATGCTGGGGATGCGATGAGTGAGAGTTTTCGCAATGCCGGCTTGTTTCCACAGCTTGTAGTCCGGATGATTAAAGTGGGAGAGAGCACCGGCGCCTTGGATAAATCGCTACTTAACATTAGCTATTTTTATGACCGTGATGTGAACGATGCCATGCAAAAAATGTTGAAAATGATAGAGCCTGCACTTACTGTGTTGTTAGGTGGCATTCTTGCATTCATTATGTTCTCAGTATTGGGCCCTGTGTATGACTCATTTAGTAAGCTTAAAATTTAA
- a CDS encoding GspE/PulE family protein — protein sequence MAEQRRKIRLGELMVQQGLISQDQLRIALIEQEHNDLPLGRQLVRLGFVTEAMVRDTVAHTIGTDSIDLSTVVADLEALQMVPQDFSRRYHLLPVAYDAIARTMVVAMADMFNVVALDQLRAMLGGQIQLKPVLAAEAQLEEVIDQFYGYELSVDGILREIETGEIDYQSLSVDDNEYTQPVVRLVGALLMDAVKRGASDIHFEPEQAFLRIRYRIDGVLQQIRSLHKSYWGGLAVRLKVVSGLDIAETRAPQDGRLNMNLCGRPIDFRVSTHPTIHGENIVLRVLDREKSIIPMERMGLRPETLDELQLMMTRPEGILIVTGPTGSGKTTTLYSLLTHQNTESVNIMTLEDPVEYPVTMMRQTSVAEVNKVDFANGIRSIMRQDPDIILVGEIRDADTAMMAFRAAMTGHQVFSTLHTNSALGAFPRLTDIGILPDIMAGNIIGVVAQRLVRVLCPHCKEKYKPDDLEQKILQLKPNDKTQIYKPKGCKHCNQTGYRGRMAIIELLRIDSDLDALISRRAHLDELKKVALDKGFVTLAEDGVRRILEGYTSVTEVMRVIDLTSRIST from the coding sequence ATGGCTGAACAGCGGCGTAAAATTCGTTTAGGCGAGCTGATGGTGCAACAGGGCTTAATCAGCCAAGACCAGCTACGCATTGCGCTGATAGAGCAAGAGCATAACGACTTGCCATTAGGGCGTCAGCTCGTTCGTCTAGGGTTTGTGACTGAGGCGATGGTGCGTGATACGGTTGCGCATACCATTGGGACGGATAGTATTGATTTGTCTACGGTGGTGGCTGATCTTGAGGCACTGCAAATGGTGCCGCAAGACTTTTCGCGTCGATATCATTTGTTGCCCGTAGCTTATGATGCGATAGCCAGAACCATGGTGGTCGCCATGGCTGATATGTTCAATGTGGTTGCGCTAGATCAGTTGCGAGCCATGTTGGGTGGGCAGATTCAATTAAAACCCGTGTTGGCAGCAGAAGCGCAGCTTGAAGAAGTCATCGATCAGTTTTATGGGTATGAGTTATCTGTAGATGGCATTTTGCGGGAAATTGAAACAGGTGAAATTGATTATCAGAGTTTAAGTGTTGACGATAATGAATATACGCAACCTGTGGTGCGATTAGTGGGCGCATTGTTGATGGACGCTGTGAAGCGTGGTGCGTCAGATATCCACTTTGAGCCAGAACAGGCATTTTTACGTATACGTTATAGAATCGATGGCGTATTACAGCAAATTAGAAGTTTGCATAAAAGCTACTGGGGTGGTTTAGCTGTTCGACTAAAGGTAGTGAGTGGGCTTGATATTGCCGAAACAAGGGCGCCACAAGATGGCCGCCTGAACATGAACTTATGTGGACGCCCTATCGATTTTCGGGTGTCGACGCATCCAACCATCCATGGCGAAAATATTGTCTTGCGTGTGTTAGATCGTGAAAAGTCGATTATCCCGATGGAACGTATGGGGCTGCGTCCAGAGACCTTAGATGAGTTGCAGTTGATGATGACTCGCCCTGAGGGCATTTTGATTGTAACTGGTCCAACAGGTAGTGGTAAGACAACCACGTTGTATTCATTGCTCACGCATCAGAATACTGAGTCGGTTAATATCATGACGCTGGAAGACCCTGTGGAGTATCCAGTCACCATGATGCGCCAGACCTCTGTAGCCGAGGTGAATAAGGTAGATTTTGCGAATGGTATTCGATCTATTATGCGGCAAGACCCCGATATTATTTTAGTGGGTGAAATTCGTGATGCTGATACCGCCATGATGGCGTTTCGCGCGGCGATGACTGGGCACCAAGTATTCAGTACGTTACATACCAACTCTGCATTAGGGGCTTTTCCACGCTTAACCGATATTGGCATCTTGCCTGACATTATGGCAGGTAACATTATTGGTGTTGTGGCGCAGCGCTTGGTGCGGGTGTTGTGTCCGCATTGTAAAGAAAAGTATAAGCCAGATGATCTTGAGCAGAAGATTTTGCAGCTTAAGCCTAATGATAAAACGCAAATTTACAAACCAAAAGGTTGTAAACATTGCAACCAAACTGGGTATAGAGGGCGAATGGCCATTATCGAGTTGCTACGCATCGATAGTGATTTGGATGCGCTGATTTCTCGTCGCGCTCACTTAGATGAACTGAAAAAAGTTGCGCTAGATAAAGGGTTTGTGACCTTGGCGGAAGATGGCGTGCGACGGATTCTAGAAGGGTATACCAGTGTGACTGAGGTGATGCGGGTGATCGACTTAACTAGCAGGATTAGTACATAA